Proteins co-encoded in one Candidatus Bealeia paramacronuclearis genomic window:
- a CDS encoding branched-chain amino acid transport system II carrier protein → MKKSSSQSLFTVKRIFVAGFAMFAMFFGSGNLVFPLLIGKSAMGQYPWAISGFVISGVVIPFLGLLGILLYNGSYMNFFARLGKVVSFVLIFFLLSLVGPFGVIPRCITVSYGSFLTLFPETPLAIFSFLMCVLVFFLSVRENKVVPLLGTILAPAKILSVGFIVLFGFLYAAQPALSTLTDTQAFKSGLYEGYQTMDLMAAFFFATVVMNYLVKSQNEDSQESPLMFKTAVGAMLIGGGLMSAVYLGMVYLGATYASDLGSARPEQFLAVIAHISLGALSGKIVTAAIVLACLTTAIALTTTFTDFVYEHLFKKRFERSHCLAMSTLISFVFSTFGFSGIAGYLGPILSALYPLLIVYTLFNIGAWIWENYLKKSTFSNNTICNK, encoded by the coding sequence ATGAAAAAATCTTCAAGCCAGTCGCTATTCACTGTTAAGAGAATTTTTGTGGCGGGATTTGCCATGTTTGCCATGTTTTTTGGCTCGGGTAATCTTGTCTTTCCCCTTCTCATTGGAAAAAGTGCGATGGGGCAATACCCTTGGGCCATTTCGGGATTTGTGATTTCTGGTGTCGTGATTCCATTCTTAGGGCTTCTTGGAATTCTCCTTTACAATGGCAGTTATATGAACTTTTTTGCACGCCTTGGGAAAGTTGTATCCTTTGTTTTAATATTTTTTCTTCTCTCTCTTGTGGGCCCCTTTGGTGTGATTCCACGGTGCATTACCGTGTCTTATGGAAGTTTTCTGACTCTTTTTCCAGAGACACCCCTTGCAATATTTAGCTTTTTGATGTGTGTTCTGGTTTTCTTCCTTTCCGTTCGCGAAAACAAAGTCGTGCCACTTTTGGGAACCATTTTAGCGCCCGCCAAAATTTTATCCGTAGGCTTCATTGTTCTTTTTGGATTTTTGTATGCGGCTCAACCTGCACTCAGTACACTCACAGACACCCAAGCCTTTAAAAGTGGTCTTTATGAGGGGTATCAAACGATGGACCTTATGGCCGCTTTCTTTTTTGCAACCGTTGTCATGAACTATCTTGTAAAATCACAAAATGAAGACTCTCAAGAATCCCCTCTCATGTTTAAAACCGCAGTGGGCGCTATGCTCATCGGAGGGGGTCTTATGAGCGCTGTTTATTTAGGTATGGTTTATTTGGGCGCGACTTATGCGAGTGATCTTGGATCCGCAAGACCTGAACAATTCTTAGCCGTCATCGCCCATATTTCCCTAGGTGCCCTTTCCGGGAAAATTGTGACTGCAGCCATTGTTTTGGCATGCCTTACAACAGCGATTGCCTTAACCACAACATTTACGGATTTTGTCTATGAGCACCTCTTCAAAAAGAGATTCGAACGCTCCCATTGCCTTGCCATGTCCACTCTCATTTCCTTTGTATTTTCAACTTTTGGATTTTCAGGAATTGCGGGATATTTGGGGCCCATTTTAAGTGCCCTTTATCCGCTCCTTATCGTCTACACTCTTTTCAACATAGGCGCCTGGATTTGGGAAAATTACTTAAAAAAAAGCACATTTTCAAATAATACCATTTGCAATAAATAG
- a CDS encoding IS630 family transposase — protein sequence MPAKANPEPEEKFIVEYENLMSTMPENEPILFGDSVHPTQAKKLTRGWIKHVKEQYIPTTRARMRVNIAGAINLATLQVMTRDYEKINSASLMDFLKHVESCYPKAPRIHIFLDQAPYHTSKETRKYVENSQIVIHYLPSYNPNLNPIERLWKIMHEYVSNNKFYLKGSDFTNAVKHFFEKTVHEIKDLLQTRVTDNFEHLNTQFSF from the coding sequence ATTCCAGCAAAGGCCAACCCGGAGCCGGAGGAAAAGTTTATCGTTGAATATGAAAACTTAATGAGCACAATGCCTGAAAATGAGCCTATCTTATTTGGGGATAGCGTGCACCCTACCCAAGCGAAAAAGCTGACCCGCGGATGGATCAAACACGTTAAAGAGCAATACATTCCCACAACAAGAGCCAGAATGCGCGTCAATATTGCAGGTGCGATTAACCTTGCAACTCTTCAAGTGATGACACGTGATTATGAGAAAATTAACAGCGCAAGTCTTATGGATTTTCTGAAACATGTGGAAAGTTGCTATCCCAAGGCGCCAAGAATCCACATCTTTTTGGATCAGGCCCCCTATCATACATCAAAGGAAACGAGGAAATACGTCGAAAATTCGCAGATCGTCATTCATTATTTGCCTTCCTACAACCCCAATTTGAACCCCATCGAGCGATTATGGAAAATCATGCACGAATACGTCTCGAATAATAAGTTTTACCTTAAAGGAAGTGACTTTACCAACGCTGTAAAACACTTTTTCGAAAAAACTGTTCATGAAATTAAAGATCTTCTCCAAACTCGCGTCACTGACAACTTCGAACATCTCAACACCCAATTTTCATTTTGA
- a CDS encoding winged helix-turn-helix domain-containing protein, with product MSHLETTLYSHIHEICAYVEKAYGKSYTVSGMQSWMKTH from the coding sequence ATGAGCCATTTGGAAACAACACTTTACTCACACATTCACGAAATCTGCGCTTATGTCGAAAAAGCCTATGGAAAGTCTTATACGGTTTCTGGAATGCAGAGCTGGATGAAAACTCATTGA
- a CDS encoding mitochondrial fission ELM1 family protein yields MTKLTPRTCWTLSDGHPGMMSQVIGLSESLGLETIHKVVNRRWPYSWMPTLWPFGTPTKQLDKKSDSLAPPWPDVVISCGRRSVALALSIKKQNKGKTYLIHIQDPLISPRHLDLVAAPEHDKVIAPNVIKTFGALHKVSPQKLETARSEFKDYFSHYENPFYTVLLGGATNRYAMPQEAMEDLISSFDQILRDYPGSLLITPSFRTPYRDLLKTHFANHPRVFLAEPETFNPYFGMLALANAVLVTDDSVNMMTEACATGKPVYILPLRGHENTKPIRFASELIRRGYAKYFDGIIDFWEYRPFNETARVGNLIKSQLGLR; encoded by the coding sequence ATGACTAAACTAACTCCCAGAACCTGCTGGACGCTTTCTGATGGGCATCCCGGAATGATGAGCCAAGTCATAGGCCTTTCCGAATCTCTTGGACTTGAGACGATTCATAAAGTTGTGAATCGCCGGTGGCCTTATTCTTGGATGCCAACACTTTGGCCTTTTGGCACACCGACAAAACAATTGGATAAAAAAAGCGATTCTTTGGCACCTCCCTGGCCGGATGTGGTGATCAGTTGTGGAAGAAGGTCAGTCGCCTTGGCTCTTTCCATTAAAAAGCAAAACAAGGGAAAAACTTATCTCATCCACATTCAAGACCCCTTGATTTCACCCCGACATTTGGATCTGGTGGCAGCCCCTGAACATGATAAAGTGATAGCCCCCAATGTGATCAAAACTTTTGGGGCCCTTCACAAAGTAAGTCCTCAAAAATTAGAGACTGCAAGAAGTGAATTCAAAGATTATTTTTCTCATTATGAAAATCCATTTTACACAGTCCTTTTGGGAGGCGCGACCAATCGCTATGCAATGCCGCAAGAGGCGATGGAGGACCTTATTTCCTCTTTTGATCAGATTTTAAGAGATTATCCCGGATCACTTCTCATCACGCCCTCATTCCGCACACCTTATCGTGATCTTTTAAAAACGCACTTTGCAAATCACCCCCGCGTCTTTTTAGCTGAGCCTGAAACTTTTAATCCCTACTTTGGAATGTTGGCTTTGGCGAACGCTGTTTTGGTCACTGATGATTCTGTAAATATGATGACAGAGGCGTGCGCCACAGGAAAGCCCGTTTATATTTTACCACTCCGCGGCCATGAAAATACAAAGCCCATTCGATTTGCGAGCGAACTCATCAGACGCGGATATGCAAAATATTTTGATGGTATAATTGACTTCTGGGAGTATCGCCCCTTTAATGAGACCGCACGCGTTGGAAATCTTATTAAATCCCAGCTTGGACTTCGTTAA
- the hemA gene encoding 5-aminolevulinate synthase, which yields MDYESYFARKLEELKAEGRYRVFADLERIAERYPYALLRRNGIEKEVIVWCANDYLGMGRHPLTIQAMREAAQKMGVGAGGTRNISGTNHYHVLLEQELADLHGKEAALLFSSGYVANEASISSLAQNLPGCVIFSDEKNHASIIQGVRNSRVEKYIFRHNDLKHLEDLLSQVEPQRPKLIIFESVYSMDGDTSPIKEICDLAEKYQALTYIDEVHAVGMYGHQGGGIAQMQGQEDRLNVIEGTLGKAFGVVGGYITGSRNLIDFVRSHASGFIFTTSIPPAVAAAALASVRHLKSSQEERLNHQKRVSEVKARLKLMGIPYLPTNTHIIPLMIRDAHLCKQMTDALLDEHNIYVQPINYPTVERGTERIRLTPSPLHTPEMVDHLMNALQDVWRRFAAKVAA from the coding sequence ATGGATTACGAGTCGTATTTCGCACGAAAATTAGAAGAACTGAAAGCCGAGGGGCGTTATCGTGTTTTTGCGGATTTAGAGCGCATTGCTGAGCGTTATCCTTATGCACTTTTAAGACGCAATGGCATCGAAAAAGAAGTGATTGTTTGGTGCGCAAATGATTATTTAGGCATGGGACGTCACCCCCTGACCATTCAAGCGATGAGAGAGGCCGCTCAAAAAATGGGTGTGGGCGCCGGGGGCACTCGGAATATTTCGGGAACCAATCACTATCACGTTTTACTCGAGCAAGAGCTTGCCGATTTACACGGGAAAGAAGCTGCACTCCTTTTTTCCTCAGGCTATGTGGCCAATGAGGCCTCCATTAGTTCCTTGGCACAAAATCTTCCGGGATGTGTTATTTTCTCCGATGAAAAAAACCATGCTTCTATCATTCAAGGCGTTCGCAATAGTCGTGTGGAAAAATACATTTTTCGCCACAATGATCTTAAGCACTTGGAAGACCTTTTAAGCCAAGTAGAACCACAGCGCCCCAAACTCATCATATTTGAATCCGTTTATTCAATGGATGGGGACACATCCCCCATCAAAGAGATTTGCGATCTAGCGGAGAAATATCAAGCGCTCACGTATATTGATGAAGTCCATGCCGTTGGAATGTATGGGCATCAAGGGGGCGGCATTGCCCAAATGCAGGGACAGGAGGATCGCCTGAATGTCATTGAAGGAACTCTGGGCAAGGCCTTTGGCGTTGTGGGTGGATACATTACAGGAAGTCGAAATCTGATTGATTTTGTAAGATCTCACGCCTCTGGCTTTATTTTCACAACCTCCATTCCCCCTGCAGTTGCGGCGGCAGCTTTGGCCAGTGTTCGCCATTTGAAATCTAGCCAAGAGGAACGCTTGAATCATCAAAAGCGTGTGAGCGAGGTAAAGGCGCGACTGAAGCTTATGGGAATTCCTTATTTGCCCACGAATACCCACATTATTCCGCTGATGATTCGTGATGCACACTTGTGTAAACAAATGACGGATGCTTTACTCGATGAACACAACATCTATGTTCAACCCATTAATTACCCAACCGTGGAGCGCGGGACGGAACGCATCCGATTAACGCCTTCTCCTTTACATACGCCTGAGATGGTGGATCATTTAATGAATGCTCTTCAAGATGTCTGGAGACGCTTTGCCGCCAAGGTTGCTGCATGA
- a CDS encoding zinc-finger domain-containing protein: protein MSKNDETYLVDDETVNCSGNGGSLGHPAVYLNIMPAGEVTCPYCSRHFVLRTPRVSGH, encoded by the coding sequence ATGTCAAAAAATGATGAAACTTATCTTGTGGATGACGAAACCGTGAACTGTTCTGGGAACGGAGGAAGTTTAGGGCATCCTGCAGTTTACCTGAATATCATGCCCGCGGGCGAGGTAACCTGCCCCTATTGCAGTCGCCATTTTGTATTAAGAACTCCTCGCGTTTCTGGGCACTAA
- a CDS encoding FKBP-type peptidyl-prolyl cis-trans isomerase translates to MFKTTLLTLGLLYGGQTAMACDHTTAEMHTTASGLQYQDLKVGTGAEPQKGQKVVVHYTGWLESNNEKFDSSVDRGQPFSFTLGQGMVIQGWDEGVASMKVGGARRLTIPANLGYGARGAGGVIPPNATLVFDVELLDVKS, encoded by the coding sequence ATGTTCAAAACAACACTTTTAACACTTGGCTTACTTTACGGAGGACAAACAGCTATGGCCTGTGATCACACAACTGCAGAAATGCACACAACCGCATCAGGATTACAATATCAAGACCTAAAAGTCGGCACCGGCGCTGAGCCTCAAAAAGGCCAAAAAGTCGTCGTGCATTACACAGGATGGCTTGAATCCAACAATGAGAAATTTGATAGTTCTGTTGATCGCGGACAACCCTTTTCCTTCACATTGGGTCAAGGTATGGTCATTCAAGGATGGGATGAAGGTGTCGCTTCCATGAAAGTTGGTGGTGCTCGCCGTTTGACTATTCCTGCCAACTTGGGTTATGGCGCTCGTGGTGCAGGTGGTGTCATCCCTCCCAATGCAACCCTTGTCTTTGACGTCGAACTTTTGGATGTGAAGTCTTAA